The sequence below is a genomic window from Betaproteobacteria bacterium.
CAGATCCATAGCACCAGGGCAAAGAGCACCGCGCCGATGAAGGGCCACAGCACCGCGATACAGCCGGCGATGAGGAAGCCGATGAGGGCCAGGCGGGCCAGCCGGGTAGGGGAGGGATCGGGCACGGAGGTCATAGTTTGGAAAATCCCTTGAGGGCCTGCCGGATGCCGTCGGAGGTGCTGACGCCGGCGGGCAGGGATTTGAGGGCGTTGGCAGCTTCCCGCTCGTTGTAGCCCAGGGCGATGAGGGCGTTGAGGATGTCCTGGCTGCTGTCGTCGGCGGCGGGCAGCGCGGCGGACGTGGTTTCGGCCAGCTTGCCCTTCAATTCCAGCAGCAGGCGCTCGGCGGTCTTCTTGCCGATGCCGGGAATCTTGGTCAGGCGCCCGATTTCCTGGCGCGCCACCGCCGCCGCCAGATCGGCCACCGATAGACCGGAGAGCACGGAAAGCGCCGTGCGGGCGCCGATACCGGAAATCTTGAGCAACTGGCGGAAGGCGAAGCGCTCGGCTTCGCTGAGGAAGCCGTAGAGAAAATGCCCGTCCTCGCGTACTACGAAGTGGGTGAGGAGCGTGAGCTTCTCGCCGGCGGCGGGGAGGTTGTAGAAGGTGCTCATGGGCACGTCCAGTTCGTAGCCGACGCCATGCACGTCGAGCACGATCTGGGGTGGGTTCTTTTCGGCCAGGAGGCCGGTGAGTCGGGTAATCATCCCATTATCCTATCAGGCGGCCGCCCCGCACGCGATAGCCGGCGGTGGCCAAAGCGCCCAGACCCTGCCCACCGTGGGCGTGGCAGATGGCGCAGGCCAGGGCGTCGGCCGCATCCGCCGTCGGGGCGCCGGACAGGGAAAGCAGCCTCACCACCATGTGCTGCACCTGCTCCTTGGCCGCCTTGCCGTGGCCGACCACCGCCTGCTTGACCTGGAGCGCCGTGTATTCCGCTACCGGCAGGTCGGCATGGACCAGGGCCGACAGCGCGGCGCCGCGGGCCTGGCCGAGGAGGAGGGTGGATTGGGGATTGACGTTCACGAAGACATTCTCCACCGCCGCCTGGGTCGGTGCGTAGGACCTCACGACCTCGCCAATGCCGGAAAAAATGGTCTTGATGCGCGCCGGGAGGGCATCGCGCTCCTGCGACCTGATGCAGCCGCTGGCCACATAGACGAGTTGATTGCCGTGCTTTTCGATGACGCCAAACCCGGTCACCCGCAGGCCGGGGTCAATGCCGAGGATGCGGGTCAGGCTCATGCAGATCCGAGCCGGCTCATCCCGGAAAGACGAGCAGCCAAGGCGTCGAAGGTCCAGGTCGTCTTGGCCCCCAGACGCCTCTGGTGCGCTGCGATCAGGCAGTCGGCAAAGTCGGCAGTGCTTCCTTTCCAGGCGTACAGGGCTTCTTCCAGGCTTTCTTCAGCCTCGAAGGACAGTTCGCGGGACTCCAGGAGGTCGGCTAAGGCGCCGGCGACATCCGCCTTGTTGCGCCGGTAGCGGCTGCGCAGAACCCATTCCGTCTCAAGAACCACCGGCAGAGAGATCAGGATCGCCTCGCCGGAAGCGACGGCGCCAAGGATCAGATCGCGGGCGAGGGCAAACTGCACCGCATCGTCCCGGACCAGGTAGCGGACCAGGACGTTGGTATCGATGCCAATCATCGCCAGGGGGTCATCTGCTCGACGGGCACGGCAGGCTCGCCTTCCCGATGGAGCGCGCCCGCTGCGTCGGCGAGACGGCGGTTCTTGACCCGCATGATGACCGTGCCGTCCGGCAGGAGGGTAAAGGTCATCCTGTCGCCCGGCCTGATGCCGAGCTCATCGCGGATTCCCTTGGGGATGGTGGTCTGACCCTTGCTGGTCAAAGTCGTGTCGGACACGGCGGCCTCGCTTTCCTTACAAATCTGATGATAGTAAGAATTGATCCCGGGGGCAAGCCCGCCAACCCCGGCCCCCCAACGCCGAGCCCTATCGCCCCCGCGCCACCACATACACCCCGCTCACCGCCAGCACCATGCCGACCAGGGCGACGGGGGCCAGGGTTTCACCGAAGATTCCCCAGGCGATGAGGGCCGTGGTGGGCGGGGTGAGGTAGAAGAGGCTGGCCACGTTCACCGCGCTGCCGCCACGGATGAGCAGGTTGAGGAGACTGATGGCGCCGAGGGACAGCACCCCCACCAGCCAGGCCAGGGCAAAGCCGAACTGGGGCGTCCAGTCGATGCGGAAATCCTCGAACAGGGCGACGGCGATGGCGGTCACGACAGCGGTGGGGACGAACTGGATGACCGACCCGGCCCGCAGGTCGAAGCTGGCGCAATAGCGTTTCTGGTACAGGGTGCCCGCAGTGATGCCCAGGAGCGCCACCAGCGCGGGGACGAGCATGGGGCCGAGGGCCGGGCCGCCGGTGATTTTTCCGGAAACCACCAGAACGACGCCGACGAAGCCCAGGGCCAGGCCCGCCCACTGCCGGCCGCTGACCCGCTCCCCCAGCAGCCAGCCGGCGCCGAGGGCGGTGAGCAGCGGCTGCATGCCGACCACAAGGGCGGTGATGCCCGCCGGCAGGCCATGGCCGATGGCGACGAAGACGCCGCCCAGATAGGTGGCATGGACCAGCAGGCCGGAGACCCCGATATGCACCCACTGGCGCGGCTCCCTGGGCCAGGGGGCACGGGTGGCGAGCGCGAGGACGCTCATCAGAACGATGACGATGCCGTAGCGGACGAGCAGGAAGGAGAGCGGTTCGGCATAGGGCAGGCCGAACTTGGCACCGATGAAGCCGGTGCTCCAGAGGAAGACGAAGAGGAGGGGGTAGATTTTCTGCATAAAAAAGGCGGCGCCGGGGCGCCGCCTCGTTCCGGGGGCGGTCCGGCCTATTCGTCCATGACCGCGGTGGTGTAGATCTCCTGCACGTCGTCCAGGCTTTCCAGGGCGTCGAGGAGTTTCTGCATTTTCACCGCGTCGTCGCCGCTCAGCTCGCTCTCGCCTTCGGGTTTCATGGTCACCTCGGCGAATTCGGGCTTGAAGCCGGCGGCTTCCAGGGCGTCCTTGACGGCGATGAAGTCGGCGGGGCCGGTGATCACTTCGATGGAGCCATCGTCGTGGGTCGCCACGTCCTCGGCGCCGGCGTCGATGGCGGCGTCCATGAGGGCGGCCTCGTCGGTGCCGGGGGCGAAGAGCATCTGGCCGCAGTGTTTGAACTGGAAGGCCACGCAGCCGTCGGTGCCCATATTGCCGCCGTGCTTGTTGAAGGCGTGGCGCACTTCGGCCACGGTGCGGGTCTTGTTGTCGGTGAGGCAATCGACCATGATCGCCGCGCCGCCGATGCCGTAGCCCTCGTAGCGGATTTCGACGTAATCGACGCCTTCCAGCTCGCCGGTGCCCTTCTTGATGGCGGTGTCGATCTTGTCCTTGGGCATGTTGATGCCCTTGGCCTTATCCACCGCCACGCGCAGGCGCGGGTTGAAGGCGGCGTCGCCGCCGCCCATCTTGGCCGCGACCGTGATTTCCTTGGCGATCTTGGAGAAGGCCGCCCCGCGCTTCTCGTCCTGGCGGCCCTTACGGTGCTGGATATTGGCCCATTTGGAGTGTCCGGCCATGGCAAATTCCCAAAAAAAGCGGCCATTTTAACCGCCCGCCGCGGCGAAGGCTAAGAACCCAGCAGGAAGTTTCCCAGGCGGAGCAGCCGGCTGCGCGCCTGCTCCGCCGTGAGCCCTTGCACCAGACCGCGGGGCAGCAGGGCCAATTCGAGAGAGCGCTCGTCGGTGAACTGGGCGCTGCGGTGCAGATACTCCACCACGGCCTGCTGTTCCTCGGCCGTCAGCGGGAGCGGAGGGGCCTCGACCCCCGGGTCCTGGGGCGCAGGCGGGGGGGCCACCTCGCGCCGGTCCGCGTGGATCACCACCGTCCCCGCCGCCAGGTCGCCCAGCCGCTTGCCGTCGGCGTTGAGCAGGCTGGCCACGTACCCGGCGCCATAGAAAACGGGCAGGAAGTCGACGAAGCGCACGGTATTGCGGATAAAGGCGCCCTGCCAGCCCACCGGCCGTCCGTCGTCATGGACCACGATCAGGTCGCAGGCCTTCTTGCCCGGTGTCTGCCCCCCCATATAGACCTCGAAGAGAATGGGATAGAACCATTCGAGGAGGAAGGTGCCGACCAGGAAAATGCCCAACCCCAGGTTCCCGGTGGCACCGGCCAGGGTGGCCAGAGCGAACCAGCCGACCAGGCGCAGGAGAAAGTCGAAGAGCCACGCCCGGGCCCGGGTGACCGGGCCGGCGATGCGCAGTTCCAGCTCGCAGCCCTCGGGCGTCGCGACGTGGCGCAGGGTATCGAACATCGTCTTGGAGGAAAGCGGCATCAACCCCGCGTAAACAGGCTCTTGTAGCCGGCGTAGATGGAGGCCTGGGTGACCGGGATGAGGACCAGCCATCCCAGCCCGACCGGCAGGGTGGCCAGGATGGCCAGCACCAGGAACACCAGGCCATAGACCAGGAAGGGCAGGAAGTTCTTCAGGCACGCGAAGAAGCTGGACTTCATGGCATCCAGGGGACTCTGCTGGTGGAAGATGATCAGGGCGGGGGCAAACCAGACGGCCATGGCCAGGGGCATGATGAGCACGGCGCTCAGCAGGCCGACCAGGACCCCGACGAGTCCGGCCACTTCACTTCCCCCGCCTGCAAAAGCCGACCCGAAGCCCAGTAACCCGCCGATCACGACCGCGAGCAAAACGATGGCCACGATGCCGACCAGATAGATCACCCCCACCATGACAAGGCTGCCGGCCTGGTTGGAGAAGCCTGCGAACAGGTGGCCGAAGCGCAAGCCATCGCCCTCCTCCAGGGATTTGCAGCCCAGCATGAGGCCCCCCGCGAAAACAGGAATCAGCAGATTGGCCACGATGCCCACCAGGGGAATGACGCCCAGGACCATGAGGATGAGGGCGAAGCTCACCGAGATCAGGATCCACGGGCCGGGGGCCTGCAGAAAAAGCTGCCAGCCCTCGCGCAGCCAGTCGACGGCCTCGGCGGAGGTGAGCTTGCGCCCCTCGGGGACGAAGTCCCCCGCCGCGGGAAAGGGATCGGCAACGCGGGAGGCGGGTGCCTGGAAAGGGTTGTTGTCCTGGGTATGCATGGAAAGACTCCTCGGGAAAGGTTCAAAGGGACCCGGAGCGCTTGCGCTCCCAGTAGTGATTGACCAGGGCGACGGGCAACTCGCGGGGGCTCACGTCGAGCAGGGAAATGCCGCCGTGGCGCAGGCGGGCCGCCTGGCAGCGGCGCGCGGCGGAATACTGCAGGGCGGCCGCCCGGGTGAGCGCGGTGTCGAAGTCCGTCACCGGCGCGGCCAGCATGTCCTCGAGGACGGGCTCCCGCAGGCTGGCGACGGTGACGGCATGGCGCCGGGCCAGGAGCGCCACCGCCGGTTCGAGCGTGTCGGCATCTTCATCGCGCAGATTGGTCAGCAGGATGACCAGGGCGCGCTTGCCCAGTCGTTGCAGCAGGTGCTCCGCCGCCCGCAGGTAGTCCGGCGTCTGGCTCGTGGGGTGCAGATCATAGACCGCCTCCAGGAGGCGATTGACCGTGCTCGCGGACTTGTGCGGCGCGATGAAGCGGGGCTGGGCGTGGCCAAAGCTGAGCAGGCCCGCGGCGTCGCCCTGGTTGAGCGCCACGTAGGCCAGGAGCAGCACGGCGTTCAGGCTATGGTCGAAGTGGGAAAGATCGCCGTCCCGGGCGCCCATGCGGCTGCCACAGTCGAGCAGGAAGACCACCTGCTGGTCCCTTTCGTCCTGATATTCGCGCGAGATCAGTTTGCCCAGGCGGGCGCTGGCTTTCCAGTCGATCTGGCGCAGCGCATCCTCGCGGCGATAGTCGCGCAACTGATGGAACTCCATGCCCTGGCCCCGGCGGCGACGGTTGAGGATGCCCCACTGGGAAAGCCTGTGGTCGGTGGCCAGGAGGGTGTACTGGGTGATGCGGGCGAAATCGGGGAAGACCCGGGCGGCATCGCACACGGGCAGAAACTCGGGAATCAGCCAGAGCCCCAGGGGCGAACGCAGGCGCACATCGACGCCGGAGAAGGTTTCCGGACCGCGTTGCGTCAGGTGCAGGCGGTAGGAAGCCTCCAGGCGCTCCCCCGCGGCAAGGTCGAAGAAGAGCGGCAGCCCGGTGCTGCGAAACGCCGCCGGATGGCGATCCCGCACCCACCCGGCCGCCGGGGCCGATGCGCCGACCCGGAGCCCGACGGTCTGCCAGGTGCCCACCGGCAAGGTCCGGGCAAGCTGCCGGGAGAGCGTCAGCCGCCCCCGGCGGCGACTCCCGGCCAGGGCGTCGGCCAGCGCCACGGCCAGCAGGCCCCCGCCGCCGAACTGCCAGGCGGCCAGCCCCCCCGGCCAGCGCAGCAGCGCGAGGGCGCCCAGGAACCAGAGTGCCGCCAGCGCCAGCAGGCGGCTATCGGGAATGGGCAGGAGGGGCGAACTGGGGGACACGGGCGGCTCGGATCCTGTGCGTCAGGCCCGGGGGGCGGCAACCTGCCCCAGCAGGGCGAGCAGCAACTCGTCGGTGCTCAGGCCTTCGATTTCCGCCTCCGCCGAAGGGGTGATGCGGTGCCGCAGGGCAGGCAGGGCGGCGGCCTTGACGTCGTCCGGCGTGGCATAGCCCCGACCGGCCATGAGGGCGAGGGCCCGGGCCACCCGCACCAGGGCGATGCTGCCCCGGGGTCCGGCACCGCAGGCGATATTGGGGGATTCCCGGGTGGCCCGCACCAGGGCGACGGCATACTGCGTCACGCGGTCATCGACGGCCACGTGGGCCGTCGCCTGTTGCAGCGCCAGCAGGGTCGCAGGCTGGATGACGGTCTGCACCGCTTCCACCGAGAGATCGGCGCCGGTGCTGCGGGAGGTCACATGGCGGGTGAGGGCGGCCTCTTCCTCGGCGCTGGGGTAGCCGATGCGTATCTTGAGCAGGAAGCGGTCGAGTTGGGCTTCGGGCAGGGGGTAGGTGCCTTCCTGCTCGATGGGGTTCTGGGTAGCCAGGACCATGAAGGGCCGCGGCAGGGCCAGGGCCGTTCCCTCCAGCGTCACCTGGCGCTCCTGCATGGCTTCCAGCAGCGCCGCCTGGGTCTTGGCGGGGGCGCGGTTGATTTCGTCGGCCAGCAGGAGGTGGGTGAATATCGGCCCCTGGCGGGTGGTGAAGCGTCCACTCGACGCCTCGAAGTAGGTATGGCCGAGGATGTCCGAAGGCATCAGGTCGGGGGTGAACTGGATGCGCTTCATCTGCCCGCCGAAGGTCTTGCCCAGGGCCTTGATGAGCAGGGTCTTGCCCAGGCCGGGAACGCCCTCGACCAGCACGTGGGCGTCGCAGAGCAGGGCGGCGAGCACTTCGCGCACCACTGCCCCCTGGCCGATGAGGGCCTTGGCCAGCTCGGCGGAGAGTTTTTCCAGGATCTGGCTGGCCTGCTTGAGTTTGTCTTCAGTGAGGGGGGTCGAGGAGGTCATGGCGCGGTCTCATAGGCTGCGTTCCAGGCGTTGCAGGGTGTAGAGGGCCTGGGTGAAGGAATGGGGCGTCGCCGCGGCCTGGTGCAGGGCGGCGGCAATGGCGGCGTGGGAACGGCCGCTCAGGGCGGCAAGGGCGGCGACCTGCTCCCCGGGCGGCAGGACGGCAAGCTGCGGATGGCGCCGGGTCAGGCGTTGCTGGAAGGCTTCCCGGGCCACCGACAGCCAGGTCTCCAGCCCGCCGCAGCGCCACACGTAGCGGCCGACGGCGGCCAGGTGCTCACCCAGCTCCCGGCGCTCCGGCGGAAGCCCCGGCACGACCGGGCCGAAACGCGGCAGCCGCTGCCAGAGCCAGACGAGCAGCAAAACCAGGCCGCCCACCAGGGCCGGCGCAGCGACCTCGGCGAGCCAGGCCCAGAGGGACGGGCCTGCCAGACGGGTGAGCAGAAACACGGGCTGGCGCGGATCGGGCTGGTAGGTTTCGAGCAGGGCGAGGAGTACGTCCGCATGGTCCTCCCGCCCGATGGTCACGTCGTTGAAGAGCCCGTTCAGATCACTGACGACCGTGATCTGCCCCCGCCCATGGCTGTAGTGCAGCACCTGGGCGGGAAAGCCCTCGGCCCCCGCAGCCCAGGCGGGGACGACCTTCCCGGGGGCGAGATTGCTGTATTGGTAGCGGATCTTGAGCGGGCGCCCGCTGCCCGGCACGCTCACGCTCACCCGGGGCGGCGGCTTTTTCGGCACCGCGGCGGGCGCGCCGGGCTCGGGGGGCGGTGGGCTGTCCTTGCAGGTGCAGTCGATGTCGAAGGCGCCGAGGAGGGGATCGGAGCGGTCGCCGGCTTCCGGTGTGGTGATGACGTAGCCGCCACGTTCCACCCAGGCCAGCAGGTTCCTGACCCGCTGGGGCGTCATGAGGCCCCGCCGCCCGCTGTCGAGGATGAGAACGCCGGGCGGCAAGCGGTCGAGAAGGCCGGGGTCGGCGATGCGCTCGCTGGTGCGCCCCAGCGCTCCCAGGAACTTTTCCAGGGCCAGGAAGCGATTGCGGCGGGCTTCCTGGCCCGGCTGCTCCCAGGAATCCACCACCACCTGATCGAAGTTGGCCAGGAACCAGGCGCTGCCCAGAACCAGCATGGCCGCCAGGGCAAGCGCGATCCAGACCATGCGACGCTTCATGACTGGCCCCCGGCGGCCACGGCGAAGTGCCGCGGCCATGCCGCGCAGAGCGCTTCCACGCGAGCCCCACCGGGCGCTGCGCCGGCATAGGCCGCCTCCTGCCAGGCATCGAGCAGGGCGGCGAAGAAGCCCGAGGCCTCGGCGCTCACCTGCCCGGCCACCCGGCGACGGCAGTCGGCCTCGGTGTCGCCGGGACGGAAATCGATCCCGTCGCGCCGGATCAGGGCGATCAGGGCGCCGCGATAGAGCAGGCTCAGGGCTTCCGCCACGCGCCCGGCCGCCAGGCTGGCCCGGGCCGCGGCGGGTACATCGTCGGGCAGCGACTGGGGGCGCAGGTCGAGTCCGTAGAGGAATTCGGGCGCTTCGGGGCGCGGAGCGCGACGGGAGCGCAGGGTTTCCCGGTAACGCAGGAGAAAGTAGGCCAATACCGCCGCCCCCGCGATCCAGGCGATCCAGACCAGTCCCTTGAGCACCTGGCTGACGAACTCCACCACCCGGAGCACGAAGTCCAGCCAGGCGGGGGGGCGGGATTCCTCACCCACCGGGGATTCCCGCCAGCGCCACTGGGTGCTTTCCGACTTGTGGCCGAATTCAGGATCGGCGAGCACCGCATCGATGGTCCGCCGCGCCCGGGTGGGCGGCTCGCTGCGCGGAGCGCTCCGGGCCTCTTCGCGGGACGGCTCCTGGGCCCAGACCGGAGCCGGGGTGATGGCGGCCGTGCAGGCCAGCGTAAGCAGCAGGGCCGCGAAAAAGCCCACCGGGGACCCCACGGCGGGAGCGGGGGGCGGACGCCGCGCCAGACGGCGGAAGGCGAGTTCGATATCCCAGCCCTCCAGTTCGCTGCGCCGGTTCAGGTAGAGGGCGAAGCCGCTGGCGACGTAGAGGGGCTCGATCAGGGCGCTCACCGCGAGGGCCAGGAGGCTGGTGACGATTTCCTGCTCCGGTGGCACATCGCCCAGGAACCAAAGGCTGAGGGAGAGAACGTCCTCGCTCCCCTGGGGCAGCAGCGCCCCCACGACGATGACCAGGGAACAATAGAGGGCGATTTCCAGGTTGACGCAGACGAACATGAGCCAGACCGCTCCCGCGCCGGACTTGCGGGCCAGCACCCGGCGCCGCTCCCGGGCGGCGCGGCCGCGCTGCCCTTCGAGCTGCCTCACCGGCAGCACGAAGGAACGCAGGAGGCTGAAGCGATGCACGGTCAGTCCCAGCAAGAGGCCGCTGCGGCGGAGCAGGTCCGGCAGGGCCGCCCGCAGGTCGCGCCAGGACGTGGTCTGGCCGAAGAGCGAGCGGCTGTAGGAAAACAGCAGTACGCGGTCGAAAGCCGGCTTCAGCCACCACAGAAGCGCCAGGGCGATGACTTGCTGGGTCCAGAAAAGGGTCAGAAGGAGGGCGGCGGTGGTGCCGTAGGCAAGCCCCCAGACCCGGTAGGCCGGCCCCGCCCAGGCCCGCAGCAGGGCGTGACCGAGGTCCAGGGCCTCCCACACGCTGCGGCGGCGCAGGCGCAGGGCAAAGTGCTCAATCTGCACGGTGTCCCCGGCCGACGAGGAGCAGGTAGCCCCAGGTCAGCGCCCAGAAGAAGACGCCGAAACCCACCTTGATGGCAAAGGGCACCTCGCGATTGGGGGACCAGAACGCTTCGATGAAGGCGGCGAGGAAGGTCAGCCCGGCGGCGCCGGCGAGGAGGCCGGCAGCCCCCTTGGCCGCCGACTTGAGCGCAGCAATGCGGCTTTCCTCCCCTGGAAAGACGAGGGCCTGCCCCAGCTTCAACCCCGCGGCGCCGGAAAGGACGGCGCCGGTCAATTCGAAGGCGCTGT
It includes:
- a CDS encoding DUF4350 domain-containing protein; translated protein: MKRRMVWIALALAAMLVLGSAWFLANFDQVVVDSWEQPGQEARRNRFLALEKFLGALGRTSERIADPGLLDRLPPGVLILDSGRRGLMTPQRVRNLLAWVERGGYVITTPEAGDRSDPLLGAFDIDCTCKDSPPPPEPGAPAAVPKKPPPRVSVSVPGSGRPLKIRYQYSNLAPGKVVPAWAAGAEGFPAQVLHYSHGRGQITVVSDLNGLFNDVTIGREDHADVLLALLETYQPDPRQPVFLLTRLAGPSLWAWLAEVAAPALVGGLVLLLVWLWQRLPRFGPVVPGLPPERRELGEHLAAVGRYVWRCGGLETWLSVAREAFQQRLTRRHPQLAVLPPGEQVAALAALSGRSHAAIAAALHQAAATPHSFTQALYTLQRLERSL
- a CDS encoding type II toxin-antitoxin system PrlF family antitoxin — encoded protein: MSDTTLTSKGQTTIPKGIRDELGIRPGDRMTFTLLPDGTVIMRVKNRRLADAAGALHREGEPAVPVEQMTPWR
- a CDS encoding DUF4129 domain-containing protein, with amino-acid sequence MQIEHFALRLRRRSVWEALDLGHALLRAWAGPAYRVWGLAYGTTAALLLTLFWTQQVIALALLWWLKPAFDRVLLFSYSRSLFGQTTSWRDLRAALPDLLRRSGLLLGLTVHRFSLLRSFVLPVRQLEGQRGRAARERRRVLARKSGAGAVWLMFVCVNLEIALYCSLVIVVGALLPQGSEDVLSLSLWFLGDVPPEQEIVTSLLALAVSALIEPLYVASGFALYLNRRSELEGWDIELAFRRLARRPPPAPAVGSPVGFFAALLLTLACTAAITPAPVWAQEPSREEARSAPRSEPPTRARRTIDAVLADPEFGHKSESTQWRWRESPVGEESRPPAWLDFVLRVVEFVSQVLKGLVWIAWIAGAAVLAYFLLRYRETLRSRRAPRPEAPEFLYGLDLRPQSLPDDVPAAARASLAAGRVAEALSLLYRGALIALIRRDGIDFRPGDTEADCRRRVAGQVSAEASGFFAALLDAWQEAAYAGAAPGGARVEALCAAWPRHFAVAAGGQS
- a CDS encoding DUF58 domain-containing protein, with amino-acid sequence MPIPDSRLLALAALWFLGALALLRWPGGLAAWQFGGGGLLAVALADALAGSRRRGRLTLSRQLARTLPVGTWQTVGLRVGASAPAAGWVRDRHPAAFRSTGLPLFFDLAAGERLEASYRLHLTQRGPETFSGVDVRLRSPLGLWLIPEFLPVCDAARVFPDFARITQYTLLATDHRLSQWGILNRRRRGQGMEFHQLRDYRREDALRQIDWKASARLGKLISREYQDERDQQVVFLLDCGSRMGARDGDLSHFDHSLNAVLLLAYVALNQGDAAGLLSFGHAQPRFIAPHKSASTVNRLLEAVYDLHPTSQTPDYLRAAEHLLQRLGKRALVILLTNLRDEDADTLEPAVALLARRHAVTVASLREPVLEDMLAAPVTDFDTALTRAAALQYSAARRCQAARLRHGGISLLDVSPRELPVALVNHYWERKRSGSL
- the ruvA gene encoding Holliday junction branch migration protein RuvA, encoding MITRLTGLLAEKNPPQIVLDVHGVGYELDVPMSTFYNLPAAGEKLTLLTHFVVREDGHFLYGFLSEAERFAFRQLLKISGIGARTALSVLSGLSVADLAAAVARQEIGRLTKIPGIGKKTAERLLLELKGKLAETTSAALPAADDSSQDILNALIALGYNEREAANALKSLPAGVSTSDGIRQALKGFSKL
- a CDS encoding DMT family transporter, with the protein product MQKIYPLLFVFLWSTGFIGAKFGLPYAEPLSFLLVRYGIVIVLMSVLALATRAPWPREPRQWVHIGVSGLLVHATYLGGVFVAIGHGLPAGITALVVGMQPLLTALGAGWLLGERVSGRQWAGLALGFVGVVLVVSGKITGGPALGPMLVPALVALLGITAGTLYQKRYCASFDLRAGSVIQFVPTAVVTAIAVALFEDFRIDWTPQFGFALAWLVGVLSLGAISLLNLLIRGGSAVNVASLFYLTPPTTALIAWGIFGETLAPVALVGMVLAVSGVYVVARGR
- a CDS encoding type II toxin-antitoxin system VapC family toxin; this encodes MIGIDTNVLVRYLVRDDAVQFALARDLILGAVASGEAILISLPVVLETEWVLRSRYRRNKADVAGALADLLESRELSFEAEESLEEALYAWKGSTADFADCLIAAHQRRLGAKTTWTFDALAARLSGMSRLGSA
- the ruvC gene encoding crossover junction endodeoxyribonuclease RuvC — encoded protein: MSLTRILGIDPGLRVTGFGVIEKHGNQLVYVASGCIRSQERDALPARIKTIFSGIGEVVRSYAPTQAAVENVFVNVNPQSTLLLGQARGAALSALVHADLPVAEYTALQVKQAVVGHGKAAKEQVQHMVVRLLSLSGAPTADAADALACAICHAHGGQGLGALATAGYRVRGGRLIG
- a CDS encoding RDD family protein, giving the protein MPLSSKTMFDTLRHVATPEGCELELRIAGPVTRARAWLFDFLLRLVGWFALATLAGATGNLGLGIFLVGTFLLEWFYPILFEVYMGGQTPGKKACDLIVVHDDGRPVGWQGAFIRNTVRFVDFLPVFYGAGYVASLLNADGKRLGDLAAGTVVIHADRREVAPPPAPQDPGVEAPPLPLTAEEQQAVVEYLHRSAQFTDERSLELALLPRGLVQGLTAEQARSRLLRLGNFLLGS
- a CDS encoding MoxR family ATPase, which gives rise to MTSSTPLTEDKLKQASQILEKLSAELAKALIGQGAVVREVLAALLCDAHVLVEGVPGLGKTLLIKALGKTFGGQMKRIQFTPDLMPSDILGHTYFEASSGRFTTRQGPIFTHLLLADEINRAPAKTQAALLEAMQERQVTLEGTALALPRPFMVLATQNPIEQEGTYPLPEAQLDRFLLKIRIGYPSAEEEAALTRHVTSRSTGADLSVEAVQTVIQPATLLALQQATAHVAVDDRVTQYAVALVRATRESPNIACGAGPRGSIALVRVARALALMAGRGYATPDDVKAAALPALRHRITPSAEAEIEGLSTDELLLALLGQVAAPRA
- a CDS encoding YebC/PmpR family DNA-binding transcriptional regulator, translated to MAGHSKWANIQHRKGRQDEKRGAAFSKIAKEITVAAKMGGGDAAFNPRLRVAVDKAKGINMPKDKIDTAIKKGTGELEGVDYVEIRYEGYGIGGAAIMVDCLTDNKTRTVAEVRHAFNKHGGNMGTDGCVAFQFKHCGQMLFAPGTDEAALMDAAIDAGAEDVATHDDGSIEVITGPADFIAVKDALEAAGFKPEFAEVTMKPEGESELSGDDAVKMQKLLDALESLDDVQEIYTTAVMDE